In Alteromonas mediterranea DE, a single genomic region encodes these proteins:
- the trmA gene encoding tRNA (uridine(54)-C5)-methyltransferase TrmA produces the protein MSADEQQRYQAQLDEKVDRLSALLSPFNAPKTSVYPSQPTHYRMRAEFRVWHEGDDLFHIMFDQETKEKYRVDSFPPACKTINDAMEKLLNEIRPNEILRKKLFQIDYLSALSGELVISLLYHRQLDDEWEAAAKSLKSTLETHFPKVNIIGRARKQKRIIDNDFVIERLPVKGNEFVFKHIENSFTQPNAEVNCKMIEWALDCVKPLSGDLLEMYCGAGNFSLPLALHFDNVVGTEIAKPSVQAAQFNIEQNRLHNVKIVRLAAEEFTQAMKGKRTFSRLEGIDLSEYNFTTVLVDPPRAGLDEDSLRMIQDYDNIVYISCNPETLAQNLELLSETHDVAQSALFDQFPFTHHIEAGVLLTRKG, from the coding sequence ATGTCGGCCGATGAACAACAACGTTATCAAGCGCAGTTAGACGAAAAAGTAGATCGTCTTTCGGCGTTACTTTCTCCATTTAATGCGCCTAAAACTTCGGTTTACCCATCACAGCCTACTCACTATCGTATGCGCGCAGAATTTAGGGTGTGGCACGAGGGCGACGACCTCTTTCACATCATGTTTGATCAGGAAACAAAAGAAAAATATCGCGTAGATAGTTTCCCTCCCGCGTGCAAAACAATTAACGATGCGATGGAAAAGCTACTAAACGAAATTCGCCCTAATGAAATACTAAGAAAGAAGTTGTTTCAGATAGATTACCTTTCAGCGCTATCTGGTGAACTCGTTATTAGCCTTTTATACCATCGCCAGTTAGATGATGAATGGGAAGCTGCCGCAAAGTCTCTTAAAAGTACGTTGGAAACGCACTTCCCGAAAGTGAATATTATTGGCCGTGCAAGAAAACAAAAACGCATTATCGACAACGATTTTGTTATTGAGCGTTTGCCAGTAAAGGGTAATGAGTTCGTATTCAAGCATATCGAGAACAGCTTTACTCAGCCTAATGCTGAAGTAAATTGTAAGATGATTGAATGGGCTCTGGACTGCGTTAAGCCTCTATCTGGTGATCTATTGGAAATGTACTGCGGTGCCGGTAACTTCTCATTACCGCTGGCCCTTCACTTCGATAACGTAGTGGGTACTGAAATAGCGAAACCCTCGGTACAAGCAGCGCAGTTTAATATTGAACAAAACAGACTGCACAATGTAAAAATTGTCAGGTTAGCTGCAGAAGAATTTACGCAAGCTATGAAAGGAAAGCGTACGTTTAGCCGATTAGAGGGTATCGATCTTAGCGAGTATAACTTTACGACTGTACTCGTCGATCCACCAAGAGCTGGGTTAGATGAAGATTCATTAAGAATGATTCAAGATTACGACAATATTGTGTATATCTCTTGTAACCCTGAAACCTTAGCGCAAAACCTTGAACTATTGAGTGAAACTCATGACGTCGCTCAATCGGCACTATTTGATCAATTTCCTTTCACCCATCATATTGAGGCAGGTGTTTTACTTACACGCAAAGGCTAG
- the fabR gene encoding HTH-type transcriptional repressor FabR — MSRQEQKLKTRQNIIHAAFSLLDENRSLSAISLREVAREAGIAPTSFYRHFKDMDELGLTLVDEAGLALRQLMRQARRRIASGGGVIHTSVETFMEFIAANTNVFRLLLREHTGTSSAYRLAVFREIQHFIDELTDYIIEQQGVEYSCAQLQADAMVRLVFSAGAEALEADEKLRKEIGEKVKAQLRFVQVGATQKS, encoded by the coding sequence GTGAGTCGACAAGAACAGAAATTAAAAACCCGCCAAAATATCATCCATGCTGCTTTTTCACTGCTAGACGAAAACCGTAGTTTGTCGGCAATCAGCTTGCGTGAAGTCGCCAGAGAAGCAGGCATTGCACCTACGTCTTTTTATAGGCACTTTAAAGATATGGATGAGCTGGGTTTAACGCTGGTGGATGAAGCGGGTTTAGCATTGCGTCAGCTTATGCGTCAGGCAAGACGACGTATCGCGTCAGGGGGCGGTGTTATCCATACCTCTGTTGAAACCTTTATGGAGTTCATTGCGGCCAATACAAACGTTTTCCGTTTATTACTGCGTGAGCATACTGGCACGTCGTCTGCCTACCGGCTAGCAGTATTCAGAGAAATTCAACACTTCATAGACGAACTCACTGACTACATCATTGAGCAGCAAGGTGTGGAGTATTCCTGTGCACAACTTCAAGCTGACGCCATGGTGAGGCTAGTATTTAGTGCAGGCGCTGAGGCGTTAGAAGCTGATGAAAAGCTACGCAAGGAAATTGGCGAAAAAGTCAAAGCTCAACTTCGCTTTGTTCAAGTAGGTGCTACCCAGAAAAGCTAG
- a CDS encoding acyl-CoA desaturase, translating into MKKPPLILTNALVFIISGAIAFIGVPLWVAYQGIDWAEIGTAIFLFYFTGMSITAGYHRLWSHKTYDANIVVRVILAIGGAMALQNSILHWSSDHRVHHRHVDDNDKDPYSAKKGLWFAHIGWMLREYQAKRYDDYSNCKDLQKDSVVMWQHKYYLPIVLAANFGITGLLGYLNGDVMGMILVAGVLRLVLVHHVTFFINSLAHFWGSQPYTDKNTARDNGVLAFFTFGEGYHNYHHIFEYDYRNGIRWYQFDPTKWLIKGLSYVGLTSNLRKVPEERIEKALAAMQLQRASEKVSVLPNAEEMMHTIQEEYDLLMQRMSEYYATKKRVMRVKQRTLKRSIEGLELAYKYKELKHAFAVQKEKWTHLQSLSLQMA; encoded by the coding sequence ATGAAAAAACCTCCTCTTATCCTAACTAATGCGCTGGTATTTATAATATCTGGCGCAATAGCATTTATTGGTGTGCCGCTATGGGTGGCGTATCAAGGCATTGATTGGGCAGAAATTGGTACTGCTATATTTCTGTTCTACTTTACCGGCATGTCGATTACTGCTGGTTATCACCGTCTGTGGTCTCACAAGACCTACGATGCAAACATTGTTGTGCGTGTCATTCTTGCTATCGGCGGCGCTATGGCCTTGCAGAATAGTATTTTGCATTGGTCTTCTGATCACCGTGTGCATCACCGCCATGTAGACGACAACGACAAAGATCCTTACTCTGCAAAGAAAGGGCTTTGGTTCGCGCACATCGGCTGGATGTTACGCGAGTATCAAGCTAAGCGTTACGATGACTACAGCAACTGTAAAGACCTGCAAAAAGATAGCGTGGTGATGTGGCAGCACAAATACTACTTACCTATCGTACTCGCTGCTAACTTTGGCATTACTGGTCTATTAGGCTATTTGAACGGCGACGTAATGGGCATGATTTTAGTAGCGGGCGTTCTTCGGTTGGTGCTAGTTCATCATGTTACGTTTTTTATTAATTCTCTGGCCCATTTTTGGGGTAGTCAGCCTTATACCGATAAAAATACGGCGCGAGATAATGGCGTTTTAGCTTTCTTCACGTTTGGCGAGGGTTATCACAACTACCACCATATCTTTGAATACGATTACCGCAACGGCATTCGTTGGTATCAGTTTGATCCTACTAAATGGCTAATCAAAGGGCTGTCTTATGTAGGTTTAACGTCGAACCTTCGCAAAGTACCTGAAGAGCGCATCGAAAAGGCACTGGCGGCCATGCAGCTTCAAAGGGCTAGTGAGAAAGTATCGGTACTGCCCAACGCTGAAGAAATGATGCACACTATTCAAGAAGAGTACGACCTGCTTATGCAGCGAATGAGTGAATACTACGCGACGAAAAAGCGCGTGATGCGTGTTAAGCAACGCACCTTAAAACGCAGTATTGAAGGGTTAGAACTTGCATATAAGTACAAAGAACTGAAGCACGCGTTTGCTGTGCAGAAAGAAAAATGGACACATTTGCAAAGCTTATCGTTACAAATGGCCTAG
- the sthA gene encoding Si-specific NAD(P)(+) transhydrogenase: protein MAAKQKQKSPSYHYDAIVIGTGPGGEGVAMQLAKAGKKVAVVERYEAVGGGCTHWGTIPSKALRHSVSRLIEYTSSPLFADNHLSKSLTFSDIMRHASGVVKSQTRLRSSFYDRNRVTLFYGEASFVDAHTLEITREDGSKDTVTAAQIAIATGSRPYCPKDIDFNHPRVYNSDTILSLDHDPKSIIIYGAGVIGSEYASIFRGLGVKVDLVNMRDRLLSFLDDEISDALSYHLWNNGVLIRHNETYSSVETLDDSVILNLESGKRMRADCLLFANGRTGNTDTLKLENVGLKADNRGQLRVNENYQTEIDNIYAVGDVIGYPSLASAAYNQGRFAAEAMLGISTHSALVADIPSGIYTIPEISSVGKTEQELTAAKVPYEVGRAQFKHLARAQIASTQTGSLKILFHRETKEILGIHCFGERASEIVHIGQAIMQQKGEGNTIDYFVNTTFNYPTMAEAYRVAAINGLNRIF, encoded by the coding sequence ATGGCAGCTAAGCAAAAACAGAAATCACCTTCTTATCATTATGACGCGATCGTTATTGGTACGGGTCCTGGCGGAGAAGGTGTTGCTATGCAACTTGCCAAGGCCGGTAAAAAAGTGGCTGTTGTAGAGCGCTATGAAGCGGTGGGTGGAGGCTGTACGCATTGGGGAACCATCCCCTCGAAAGCGCTTCGTCATTCAGTTAGCCGGCTCATTGAGTACACCTCATCGCCTCTGTTTGCCGATAACCATTTAAGCAAGAGCCTTACGTTCTCAGATATCATGCGTCATGCCAGTGGCGTTGTGAAAAGCCAAACACGCCTTCGCTCTTCCTTTTACGATAGAAACCGGGTGACACTGTTTTACGGCGAAGCAAGCTTTGTTGATGCGCATACTTTAGAGATAACGCGTGAAGATGGTTCAAAAGACACGGTTACTGCAGCGCAAATAGCTATCGCTACTGGTTCCCGTCCCTACTGCCCGAAAGACATCGATTTTAATCATCCAAGGGTTTATAACTCAGATACCATTTTGTCGTTAGATCACGACCCTAAATCCATCATAATCTACGGTGCGGGTGTTATCGGTTCTGAATATGCCAGCATTTTTAGAGGGTTAGGTGTTAAAGTTGATCTGGTTAACATGCGCGATCGCTTACTTTCATTTCTAGATGATGAAATTTCCGACGCCCTGAGTTACCACTTATGGAATAACGGCGTTCTCATTCGCCACAACGAAACGTATTCATCGGTCGAAACGTTAGATGACTCTGTGATTTTAAACCTTGAATCAGGTAAGCGAATGCGAGCAGACTGTTTACTGTTTGCTAACGGGCGTACGGGTAACACCGATACCCTTAAGCTGGAGAATGTTGGTCTTAAAGCAGACAACAGAGGGCAACTGCGCGTAAACGAAAACTATCAGACAGAGATAGATAATATCTATGCCGTCGGTGATGTCATTGGCTACCCTAGTTTAGCATCAGCGGCATATAACCAAGGCCGGTTTGCAGCAGAAGCCATGCTTGGAATAAGCACTCATTCAGCGCTTGTTGCCGATATCCCTTCCGGTATTTACACTATTCCGGAAATAAGCTCCGTAGGCAAGACAGAGCAGGAGTTAACAGCCGCTAAAGTGCCTTATGAAGTAGGACGAGCACAGTTCAAGCATTTGGCTAGAGCACAAATTGCGTCCACGCAAACCGGTAGTCTTAAGATTCTCTTTCATCGTGAAACAAAAGAAATTTTGGGCATTCACTGCTTCGGAGAGCGTGCCTCAGAAATTGTGCACATCGGGCAAGCTATCATGCAGCAAAAAGGTGAAGGTAATACCATTGACTACTTCGTTAATACCACATTTAACTATCCGACTATGGCTGAAGCCTATCGCGTTGCAGCGATAAACGGCTTGAACAGGATTTTCTAA
- a CDS encoding uracil-DNA glycosylase family protein codes for MEKKVKGHDELAAEARNCALCAQYLPHTPNPIFSTAKFAKVLIIGQAPGLKAHESGIAFNDASGDRLRSWLSVSKPTFYNPKLISILPMGFCFPGYKNGADAPPRKECAPTWHQAFLSQIRPELTVYIGRYAQQYYLPEYKNLTDAVYTTFAANAGHVALPHPSGRNNRWLAKNKWFEEESLPMLQHYVSNALQN; via the coding sequence TTGGAGAAAAAAGTGAAAGGGCACGATGAACTGGCAGCAGAAGCGAGAAATTGCGCCTTATGCGCTCAGTACCTTCCTCACACTCCTAACCCTATTTTCAGTACGGCAAAATTTGCCAAAGTACTTATTATTGGTCAAGCACCTGGGTTGAAGGCTCATGAAAGTGGCATTGCCTTTAACGATGCAAGCGGTGATAGACTGCGTAGCTGGCTGTCAGTATCAAAACCTACCTTTTACAACCCTAAACTCATTTCTATTCTGCCTATGGGATTTTGTTTCCCGGGATACAAAAACGGTGCGGATGCTCCACCCCGAAAAGAGTGCGCGCCTACTTGGCATCAGGCTTTCCTGTCACAAATAAGGCCAGAACTCACGGTCTATATTGGCCGTTACGCGCAGCAATACTATTTGCCCGAATATAAAAATTTAACAGACGCCGTTTACACTACGTTTGCAGCGAACGCCGGTCACGTCGCTTTACCTCACCCGTCGGGCAGAAATAACCGCTGGCTCGCAAAAAATAAGTGGTTTGAGGAAGAAAGCCTGCCGATGCTCCAACACTATGTTTCGAACGCGTTACAAAACTAA
- a CDS encoding EAL domain-containing protein, with protein sequence MSAMDYDNDELIFLDDDGSVEEQVLLGKDWNILIVDDDEEIHTVTRLALSDLVVNDRKLNFIHAYSAKQAKALLHEYSNSIAIILLDVVMETDDAGFDVVKYIREDMKLFEPRIILRTGQPGYAPEEQVIKVYDINDYKTKTELTRAKLLTTIISSLRSYQQIITISQSRAGLEKIITSSANLFEEHSVKEFCEGVVTQISSLIGLDSEGLLCARAGSLLDRDDSEVYVLGAAGEYAKFINHPVADVKNIEIEENVVRCLRLKKHIFEPSCSVLYISRAGFEAAVYVRQTHEISELDKHLLEVFLSSISVGYENVNLFHELRNAAFRDWLTRLPNRNEFINMLDKPHLFAGENCSVALIDVNHFSDVNDGLGQEVGNELLRAISGRFQTSFDGLVKKGRIGADVFGLIGPDELVCPEAINAIFQSSFKVGDHTLPVNVTLGFCKLDNKRNIGIEILKRTNIALNRAKKNLTDNFEYYAKDIEDQTTWRLDMIRRLRSDFAARKLELWFQPQIDLLNEKVVGMEGLLRWPDGDGGYISPAIFVPLAEYSGLIVDIGEWVLEESCRRLQALKEKNYGHLRVAVNISIPQFRDRLFVEKVKHALSNANCDPSRLELEITESVVMDEPQIVIDALRSLKEFGVKIAIDDFGTGFSSMSYLQQLPLDRLKVDRSFVKDIKPGASAVLAETIVTLGNKLGLLTIAEGVEKREQASYMIKLGCDEAQGYLYAKPMPFDALLAFLENHD encoded by the coding sequence ATGTCGGCAATGGATTACGATAACGACGAATTGATTTTTTTAGATGACGATGGTTCAGTTGAAGAGCAAGTTCTCTTGGGCAAAGATTGGAACATTCTCATTGTTGACGATGATGAAGAGATTCACACGGTTACGCGCCTTGCGCTGTCTGACCTTGTCGTAAACGATCGCAAATTAAACTTTATCCACGCTTATTCAGCAAAGCAGGCTAAAGCGTTACTTCATGAATATAGCAACAGTATTGCTATTATCTTGCTCGACGTGGTCATGGAAACCGATGACGCTGGTTTCGATGTAGTTAAGTACATCCGTGAGGATATGAAGTTGTTCGAGCCGAGAATAATCCTGCGCACGGGTCAGCCAGGATATGCGCCCGAAGAGCAAGTCATAAAAGTCTACGATATCAATGACTATAAAACCAAGACAGAGCTCACTCGAGCAAAACTACTAACAACTATTATCTCTTCTCTGCGTTCTTATCAACAAATTATTACCATTAGCCAAAGCCGCGCAGGCTTGGAGAAAATTATTACCTCCTCGGCTAACCTGTTTGAAGAACATTCCGTAAAAGAATTCTGCGAAGGTGTCGTTACTCAAATAAGTTCTTTAATTGGGCTCGATTCAGAAGGCTTGTTATGTGCAAGAGCAGGTTCATTGCTCGACAGGGATGATTCTGAAGTTTACGTTTTAGGTGCAGCGGGTGAGTATGCTAAGTTTATTAATCATCCAGTAGCCGACGTTAAAAATATAGAAATAGAAGAAAACGTCGTTCGCTGTTTACGGCTTAAAAAGCATATTTTCGAGCCAAGCTGCTCGGTACTTTATATCAGTAGAGCGGGCTTTGAGGCTGCAGTATACGTGCGCCAGACTCATGAAATAAGCGAGCTTGACAAGCATTTGCTGGAAGTTTTCTTATCGAGCATTTCCGTGGGATATGAAAACGTAAACCTTTTCCACGAGCTAAGAAATGCAGCGTTTCGTGACTGGCTAACGCGCCTTCCAAATCGCAACGAATTTATTAACATGTTGGATAAGCCCCACCTATTCGCCGGGGAAAACTGCAGTGTGGCCCTTATCGATGTTAATCACTTTTCAGACGTTAATGACGGGTTAGGCCAGGAAGTGGGAAACGAATTACTGCGGGCTATTAGTGGTCGTTTTCAAACTTCTTTCGATGGATTGGTTAAAAAAGGCCGTATTGGTGCGGACGTATTTGGGCTGATTGGTCCCGATGAATTGGTTTGTCCAGAAGCGATTAACGCTATCTTTCAATCGTCTTTTAAAGTCGGCGATCACACACTTCCAGTAAACGTGACACTTGGATTTTGTAAGTTAGATAACAAACGCAATATTGGTATTGAAATTTTAAAGCGTACCAATATTGCCTTAAACCGCGCTAAGAAAAACCTTACAGATAACTTTGAATATTACGCGAAAGACATTGAAGACCAGACAACCTGGCGTCTCGATATGATCCGTCGTCTTAGAAGTGATTTCGCTGCACGAAAGCTAGAGCTTTGGTTTCAACCGCAAATAGATTTACTAAACGAAAAAGTAGTGGGTATGGAAGGTTTACTGCGGTGGCCTGATGGCGATGGTGGGTATATCTCACCGGCGATCTTTGTACCCCTCGCAGAGTATTCTGGCCTCATCGTAGATATTGGTGAATGGGTATTAGAAGAGTCGTGCCGCCGTCTTCAAGCATTGAAAGAAAAAAACTATGGCCACCTACGCGTAGCAGTCAACATTTCTATTCCGCAATTCCGAGATAGGTTATTTGTAGAAAAGGTAAAGCACGCCCTGTCAAATGCTAACTGTGATCCCAGCCGTCTAGAGCTGGAAATTACAGAGAGTGTTGTTATGGATGAGCCTCAAATAGTGATTGATGCATTACGCTCGCTAAAAGAATTTGGGGTGAAAATAGCGATAGATGACTTCGGCACCGGTTTTTCATCAATGAGTTACTTGCAGCAGTTACCTCTAGACCGACTGAAGGTAGACCGCTCTTTTGTAAAAGATATTAAGCCAGGTGCGAGTGCAGTGCTGGCTGAAACAATTGTTACCTTAGGTAATAAACTAGGCTTATTAACCATTGCGGAAGGCGTGGAAAAAAGAGAGCAGGCTAGCTACATGATTAAGTTAGGCTGTGATGAGGCGCAAGGTTACCTTTACGCGAAACCCATGCCGTTTGACGCGCTTTTAGCGTTTTTAGAGAACCACGATTAG
- a CDS encoding TIGR03899 family protein, producing MKITPQHFPQEVEKPRQAGNDSAKTTAEQATAEKAAGTVKADASRQRMLSWFARVGISPSLMSSDPKKQKHALERRKQILETQKASNLQAVLNIALNVTINEQTSDNLDPDWFFAFSTMAEEIYSQPMQELWGKIFAVEVARPGSFSLRTLQLLKTLTHRDAKVFNKAVNIASRRNNDAVPRILVGYHKRKGLLSLFKRPVPEQINLATVGLSYPDLLSLQEMKLIYASEIESGVYAEGQQVTWRCVNENMTLTCKTSDVALVYYKFTSVGSELYKLVTKSPNNAYLQELKAVLGEVFNIS from the coding sequence ATGAAGATTACACCCCAGCATTTTCCTCAAGAGGTAGAAAAACCACGGCAAGCGGGAAATGACAGCGCCAAGACTACGGCTGAACAAGCTACTGCAGAAAAAGCGGCCGGTACAGTGAAAGCTGATGCTAGTCGTCAACGCATGCTTTCGTGGTTCGCACGAGTAGGTATCAGCCCCTCGTTGATGTCTTCTGATCCAAAGAAGCAAAAACATGCATTGGAACGAAGAAAACAAATTTTAGAAACACAAAAAGCGAGCAATCTTCAAGCTGTTTTAAATATAGCACTAAATGTGACAATCAACGAACAAACTAGCGATAATCTTGACCCTGATTGGTTTTTCGCATTTAGTACCATGGCTGAAGAGATTTACAGCCAGCCCATGCAGGAATTATGGGGTAAAATTTTCGCAGTGGAAGTCGCACGGCCCGGTAGCTTTTCTTTAAGAACACTTCAGCTATTAAAAACGCTCACACATCGCGACGCTAAAGTGTTTAATAAAGCCGTTAATATCGCCAGCCGCAGAAATAACGACGCAGTACCGCGTATATTGGTGGGCTATCACAAACGCAAGGGGCTGCTCTCGCTGTTTAAACGCCCCGTGCCAGAGCAAATAAATTTAGCTACAGTTGGATTAAGTTATCCCGACTTATTGTCGTTACAAGAAATGAAGTTAATTTACGCCAGCGAGATTGAAAGTGGCGTATATGCCGAAGGGCAACAGGTTACATGGCGGTGTGTGAATGAGAATATGACCTTAACCTGTAAAACCTCCGATGTTGCACTGGTGTATTACAAGTTCACCTCTGTAGGTAGCGAGCTTTACAAACTTGTCACCAAATCACCCAACAACGCTTACCTTCAAGAATTAAAGGCGGTATTAGGCGAGGTATTTAACATAAGCTAA
- a CDS encoding phosphoadenylyl-sulfate reductase: MTNSTAEKQQPLTLDISKEALADINDMLEKTTAQQRVAWALNNLPDTHIVSSSFGAQSAVMLHMLTQVQPDIPVVLTDTGYLFPETYKFIDELVEKLNLNLHVYRADMSSAWQEARFGRLWEQGVEGIEKYNKLNKVEPMQRALRELNAGTWFAGLRRSQSDTRGKLPVLQKVGQQFKLYPIIDWSNKDLHYYLKDNELSYHPLWEQGYVSIGDWHTTQSLQEGMSEQDTRFFGLKRECGLHEFGDGI; the protein is encoded by the coding sequence ATGACCAATAGTACAGCAGAAAAGCAGCAGCCGCTTACGCTTGATATCAGCAAGGAAGCCCTTGCTGATATCAATGACATGTTGGAAAAAACGACAGCGCAACAGCGAGTAGCTTGGGCGCTCAATAACTTGCCAGATACACATATTGTGTCTTCGAGCTTCGGAGCGCAATCGGCAGTTATGCTGCACATGCTTACGCAGGTACAGCCGGATATTCCGGTTGTGCTTACCGATACTGGCTATCTGTTCCCAGAAACCTACAAGTTCATTGATGAGCTTGTAGAAAAGCTAAACCTAAACTTACATGTTTATCGTGCTGACATGTCATCCGCGTGGCAAGAGGCGAGGTTTGGCAGGCTTTGGGAACAAGGTGTTGAAGGTATTGAGAAATACAATAAATTGAACAAAGTTGAGCCAATGCAGCGTGCGTTACGCGAGTTGAATGCGGGAACCTGGTTCGCGGGATTACGCCGAAGCCAGTCTGATACCCGAGGAAAATTGCCTGTGCTGCAAAAGGTAGGGCAGCAGTTTAAGCTTTACCCTATTATCGATTGGAGCAACAAGGACTTGCACTATTATCTTAAAGATAACGAGTTGTCCTATCATCCGCTATGGGAGCAGGGTTACGTGTCTATTGGTGACTGGCACACCACGCAATCTCTTCAAGAAGGAATGAGTGAACAAGATACCCGTTTCTTTGGGTTAAAACGTGAATGCGGTTTACACGAGTTTGGTGATGGTATTTAG
- the cysI gene encoding assimilatory sulfite reductase (NADPH) hemoprotein subunit, which produces MSNEKSPFIVEGKLADNERLKRESNNLRGTITTDLKDDLTGGFTADNFQLIRFHGMYQQDDRDIRAERAKQKLEPLHNVMLRARLPGGVITPDQWLAIDKFADDHTMYGSIRLTTRQTFQFHGVLKPQIKLMHQTLNKVGIDSIATAGDVNRNVLCTSNPVESELHLHAYEWAKKISEHLLPKTRAYAEIWLDGEKVETTEKPVEPILGDNYLPRKFKTTVVIPPQNDVDVHANDLNFVAIAENGQLVGFNVLVGGGLAMTHGDKSTYPRKASDFGFIPLENTLDVAAAVVTTQRDWGNRVNRKNAKTKYTLERVGVDNFKAEVEKRAGVTFQESRPYEFTDRGDRFGWVEGIDGKYHLTVFIENGRILDYPGKTLKTGCAEIAKIHKGDFRLTANQNLIIAGVPPQDKDKIEALAREHGLIAPSISNQRLDSMACVALPTCPLAMAEAERYLPDAVTELEGLLAKHGLEEDSVIFRVTGCPNGCGRAMLSEVGLVGKGPGKYNLHLGGNREGTRIPRMYRENISEQEIMAELDTLLGQWAKERDSGEAFGDYVVRAGVVKPVVDSARDFYDQ; this is translated from the coding sequence ATGAGTAACGAAAAATCACCATTTATCGTTGAGGGCAAACTGGCTGACAACGAGCGCTTAAAGCGCGAAAGCAACAACTTGCGCGGCACTATCACGACAGATCTAAAAGATGATCTTACTGGTGGCTTTACGGCTGATAACTTCCAGCTAATTCGTTTTCACGGTATGTATCAACAAGACGATCGCGATATTCGCGCTGAACGTGCTAAACAGAAGCTAGAGCCGCTTCACAACGTTATGCTACGTGCGCGTCTACCCGGTGGTGTTATTACCCCTGATCAGTGGCTAGCCATCGATAAGTTTGCAGACGACCATACAATGTACGGCAGCATCCGTTTAACTACCCGTCAAACGTTCCAGTTTCACGGCGTGTTAAAGCCACAGATAAAATTAATGCACCAAACCTTGAATAAGGTCGGTATCGACTCTATCGCAACTGCTGGTGACGTAAACCGAAACGTGCTGTGTACCTCTAACCCTGTGGAATCAGAGTTGCACTTGCACGCTTATGAGTGGGCTAAAAAGATAAGTGAGCACTTACTTCCTAAAACTCGTGCCTATGCCGAAATTTGGCTAGACGGCGAAAAAGTTGAAACAACCGAAAAGCCTGTTGAACCTATTTTGGGTGACAACTACTTACCGCGTAAGTTTAAAACAACGGTAGTTATTCCGCCGCAAAACGATGTAGACGTTCACGCAAACGACCTTAACTTTGTTGCCATTGCGGAAAACGGGCAGCTAGTTGGCTTCAACGTACTTGTTGGTGGTGGCCTTGCAATGACCCACGGCGACAAGAGCACGTATCCGCGTAAAGCGTCTGACTTTGGGTTTATACCGCTGGAAAATACGCTAGACGTAGCCGCTGCGGTTGTCACAACTCAGCGTGACTGGGGTAACCGAGTTAATCGTAAAAACGCGAAGACAAAATATACGTTAGAGCGCGTTGGTGTAGATAACTTTAAAGCGGAAGTAGAAAAGCGCGCGGGCGTAACATTCCAAGAGAGCCGCCCTTACGAGTTTACTGACCGTGGCGACCGATTTGGCTGGGTAGAAGGGATTGATGGTAAATACCACCTTACCGTGTTTATCGAAAATGGTCGTATTTTAGATTACCCAGGTAAAACGCTAAAAACGGGCTGTGCAGAAATTGCCAAAATTCATAAAGGGGATTTCCGTTTAACTGCAAACCAGAACTTGATTATTGCTGGGGTTCCGCCACAAGACAAAGACAAGATAGAAGCCCTGGCGCGTGAACATGGACTAATAGCGCCATCAATTTCTAATCAGCGCTTAGACTCTATGGCCTGTGTTGCATTGCCAACCTGTCCGCTAGCCATGGCAGAGGCAGAACGTTATCTACCTGATGCCGTTACCGAACTAGAAGGCTTACTTGCCAAGCACGGTCTTGAAGAAGATAGCGTTATCTTCCGCGTGACAGGCTGCCCGAACGGCTGTGGTCGCGCCATGCTTTCAGAAGTTGGCCTGGTAGGAAAAGGGCCGGGTAAGTACAACCTTCACTTAGGTGGTAACCGCGAAGGTACGCGTATTCCGCGTATGTATCGAGAAAATATAAGCGAGCAAGAAATCATGGCAGAGCTTGATACGCTGCTTGGCCAGTGGGCTAAAGAGCGTGATTCAGGAGAAGCTTTTGGTGATTATGTTGTTCGCGCTGGTGTTGTCAAACCAGTAGTAGACTCCGCACGGGATTTCTATGACCAATAG